The Terriglobia bacterium genomic sequence CGGCCACCCCGACGAGCGCCTCGACCCGCACCTCGCCGGCCGGGCGCACGACCAGCGCCACGCCGGCGAGCGCCGCCGCGATCAGCACCCACTGGCTCCCGCCCGTGCGCTCGCCGAGGAAGAGCGGCGCGACCGCGGCGACGAACACCGGATGGCTGTACTGCAGGAGGACCGCGTCGCCGAGCGGCAGGTGCTGGACCGAGTAGAAGTAGCAGGACAGCGCGGCGTAGCCGAGGAGCCCTCTCATCAGGAGCGCCCCCGGCCGCTTCCCGAAGATCGGCACCCCCTGCCAGCGAGCGGCGCCCACGAAGATCGCGGTCATCATCACGCCGCGCGACAGGACCACGGCCTGGATCGGGGTGTCCGGGAGCAGCTTCTTCGCGAACGCGGCCATCGCGGCGAAGAAGAACGCCGAGACCACCATGAGCAGGAGGCCGAACCGCTCGCCTCCGCCCTTCGCCTGCTGACGGGCGGCGAACCAGACTTCGGCGATGCCGGTCATCAGAAGGGAGCGTGACGCGCCCAGCAGTCCCATGGGACACAGGATAGCCGCGGGGGGGCCGGGCGGGACAGGGATCGCGGTCGGTACCGCTCCGGCCCCGCCGGTCAGTCGATCGGAAGATCGCGCCGGGCCAGTAGATCGCCGCGGGTGCCCACGACGACCTCCGTCACCGGGAAGTCGCGGCCGCTC encodes the following:
- a CDS encoding DMT family transporter: MTGIAEVWFAARQQAKGGGERFGLLLMVVSAFFFAAMAAFAKKLLPDTPIQAVVLSRGVMMTAIFVGAARWQGVPIFGKRPGALLMRGLLGYAALSCYFYSVQHLPLGDAVLLQYSHPVFVAAVAPLFLGERTGGSQWVLIAAALAGVALVVRPAGEVRVEALVGVAGSMLSGLAYIAVRKLSRTEHPMTILLWFPLATIPFSLAATLSAGRAAIPRDGSEVAGHLLVTATALVGQIALTHGLARAGAARATAVTLTGPVFGLALGFLMFGSVPTAASLAGTGVVLAALALLARSTWRRKP